The Dasypus novemcinctus isolate mDasNov1 chromosome 2, mDasNov1.1.hap2, whole genome shotgun sequence genome includes a region encoding these proteins:
- the MZB1 gene encoding marginal zone B- and B1-cell-specific protein — protein MPLPLPLLLLLLLGACAITGRPGDRVPLTATAPQLDDEEKYSAHMPAHLRCDACRAVAYQMWRHLSEAEAKLHTPVSGGQQELSESAYTDVLDQSCNQSWQEYGVQEVNQVKRLTGPGLSQGPQPSISVMVSGGPWPVRLYGTCLQYVGEFGEDQIYEAHRQGHGALEALLCGHPRGPCSEKTPGTREEL, from the exons ATGCCACTGCCactgccgctgctgctgctgctgctgctgggggcGTGCGCCATCACAGGGCGCCCTGGGGACAGGGTCCCGCTCACCGCCACGGCACCACAGCTGGATGACGAGGAGAAGTACTCGGCTCACATGCCCGCCCACCTGCGCTGTGACGCCTGCAGGGCCGTGGCCTACCAG ATGTGGCGACATCTGTCAGAGGCCGAGGCCAAGCTTCACACCCCAGTCTCTGGGGGGCAGCAGGAGTTGAGCGAGTCAGCGTATACAGATGTCCTGGACCAGAGCTGCAACCAGAGCTGGCAGGA ATATGGGGTCCAAGAAGTGAACCAGGTGAAGCGCCTCACAGGCCCAGGGCTCAGCCAGGGGCCACAGCCCAGCATCAGCGTGATGGTCTCAGGGGGCCCCTGGCCCGTCAG GCTCTACGGGACATGCTTGCAGTATGTGGGGGAGTTTGGAGAAGACCAGATCTATGAAGCCCACCGGCAAGGCCACGGGGCTCTGGAGGCGTTGCTGTGCGGGCACCCCCGGGGGCCCTGCTCCGAGAAGACTCCAGGCACAAGAGAGGAGCTCTAA